The Danaus plexippus chromosome 17, MEX_DaPlex, whole genome shotgun sequence genome contains the following window.
CCAGATTTTATCGTTACATTTAGTAAAATAGGGCCATAAAAAGTATTACACGAATGTGTCAAGTTTAAACAATTcgaaattcattgttttttaaaaatatatgatgtttatgtataaaatattcacaagcTACTAAAGTGTAATGTGAAAACTAATTTTCCACATGTATATTTAAGTTGCGGTTCGTATAATCAGCTACAATAAGGTACAGGTACAGGTATGAGGATCTGTTTAAATATCTCCAGTCTAagaataggattttttttttcaaatgcattcatttaaaagaatatattgacTTAAATGGAATAAGACTGTCTTGTCACggtatttcatatattgtaCGTTTTGTTCCACAAAAAACTTTACCAAAAGTCAACGTCGTCACGTCTTAGTCTTAGTCGTACGGTCTTAGAttctcattaataaattttcgcAAACGGGTAATACGATcaacaaaatgttttgaaagGAAACCTGAAAATTCATGTGATGTAACAATGCACACTAATAGTAAGGATACAATTAAAGACAGAAAGTACGTTTCAATAACCGACGATAATGTTATCATTAGTGCGCCATGTTTACAAAACCGTCTTTCATTCTGGGGTCCTTTGGGGTACATCCGTAACCGGTTGCAGGGCGTAAACAAAGCTCTTGTATAGCAACAGTGGCCGTTGTTACTAATGACTATAACTGTTCGGGTTCAATCGATACTTGATAACATATAACATCAATTGGTAGTTATAAGGAATCGATAATTAAGGTGTACTAACACGTTACTTTCAGTATAACAATTTTCCAGGCTCTAGACTGTAGATTGTTAAAAGTTATTGAGGCtttcgcaagtattcatttaaataaaactaatattttcgtattactccgagttatatatatatttttttgagcaacataatcccgacgtttcggttactttcagcaaccgcgatcacgggcagacgagatgaaaagtctgcagtttaaaataataataaaaaagatagcGTAGTatgtaatccgaaaatattagttttatttttattataagttgttaattatcaaatatattgtttgattggttaaaataaagcagaaaatttttatttttccctaATTTTTACAAGACTTATTTGACGTGGAGTgtgaaaatcataaaaacGAATAGAATTATCGAAAATAACGTGCCTTAAATGTTGCCGATTGTTACAGAATTATAAtactatgtttaatttatatataaggatgAATGTGTACACTTGAAGTAAATAGTTACCATTAAATATCCAAAAAATGGTTCTTatacaaaattgttattatattgatatataaggtgatataaaattaaatgaaaaaaaaacttacaattaCCAAGACGTagacaaaaaacatttatatgatatcattaaattattattattatttcttattaaaagtaaaaacaatatatacacagtgtaatgaaaaaacttttaactcaTTATCAATTAGTAcctagatatataaaaataataactggatatgaaattaaaacaaagtgtaatttaaatgCAACAGAAGCAgaccttattttttataagtagttCAATTTTCGAAAGCAGTTAGAATTTTTACTACAACTTTGCATTGTGACACTAAATACAAAGTGTTACCCGTATCTCATTAAACGACCTAATActctaatatttttgaagaacTGGAAATATTCagtaaataaaacgttttttaatctatatccacacatattatatttgcaaaaatgACCATTGTCACTGAAAGTGTAAATTGAacatttatttgctttttttattattattcgatTTGACGTCATtgaaatatagaaatacactgttatataaattttagcgTTGTTAAattctacatttatttttaatctatataactGAATTTTTGGAGAATATcagatttcaaaaaaatataaataaatcaaatgtcaCATGTGAACATAAAGAATACTAAATAGtatgtttaagtatttaaatttattctcaacTCATTGAGTGAGGTATTTAAATATGGccgttatttacaaatattaatcttaTGCATTTCATTTGAcacataataatgtttgtaagTGAATCTTCTCATgcgacttccaacaaggttgcgttaaaaattttatgctgAGGGagagataaaaaaagatatacaaGTGTAGAAAGTAGGAGAGAGAAATAGAGTGAGTCGGTAGATTGAAAGCACATGCGcatggtattttattttcatatttagtgCATAAGAATTGTTCACAATTAAGATGTTTCACTTCTTCCGCGCGGAGGGACTCCACgcgctattttttattttttactttaatcatttcaattttttttctgttaaatttatttattgtgccAGTTATGTATCTACAaatgaatagttttaatattaaaaacatttttaagttgCTGTTAGATAATGTAACGacacgtatttattataaaaatgtgtattgaaatacattatGCAAGATAGAGGTGTTGTGAGGCTGAGTTAATTTGTATCAAAGCCACAACTAATCGCTAAATGATCTTAATGCAtcgttttaaaacttaaaattcttaataaatactatagtaatgtttattaaaaatatcaattagaCATAAATTGTGTACAATGTTATGATGGAGGTAAGTCATTTGTATTTTCAAGGTCGTTTGGAGCGCGTCACTTTAAGtcaataaatttgttcattCGCTGTCCAAAACTAGATAGAGAGAATCGTTCTACAAAACGAGTTGTTGTcagataatattatcatttcaaTAAAGTGAGTGAGTTGATTATTACAACAGTACATTTTTTAACTGTAAGTGGTTTTTATTTCCAAAGTTGGTATTTTAGTTTGTACAAGCAAATTCAATTAATCTGTacgttaactttttttttgtgtaagaATAGACATGctgaaataatgataataaaatctaagatAGTATTGTCATAATGGAAAATGAATAGTTAAAGttctattaagaatattatacatatttttctaaacattattttgtttattgactAATTGTAAGTACAGATAAGAcatacattgttttatataagatttagaTACTGCTGTTGACATATATTcctatctatataaaatgtagaatGTTTTATCCCCGGCAGTTAAGATGGAGAATGTGAAAGTTATATACTTTCCCTTGAAGGGTATGGCCGAGGGTATACGCCTTATTCTGGCTCATAATGGCCAGGAATTTGAAGACGTAAGAATACCTCACGAGGAGTGGCCGGCTATGAAACCGAGTATGTTCTATTGTGTATTCTCTTAATGTCAGTCTCGTAGAAATCCggattatttttagtttcatttaaatgtattctcTGACTTAATgtgctattttatttgtgccttattattgttattttattattcatatgtttattgtatgcacattttttttcagacACTCCTTTCGGTCAATTGCCCATTCTCGAGATCAATGGCAAGCAATACGCACAAACATCAGCCATCGTTCGTTATTTGGGAAGAAAATACGGACTTGGGGGAAATAATGTAGATGAGGACTTTGAGATCGATCAAAACATGGAGTTTTTTAATGACTTACGATCAAGTGGGTTATTCGTTTATTGTCGGAAAAACTTTCTCAATATTTCATtagattcttttaaaattttgtctcTCCGccaaatttcaaaattttcgaGTTGCGAgatttgttgaaaaaaatataaattttaatattttcaggcttacacaaatacatacatgtttatatttttttgggcctaaaattttaattttgtatgtgaaataatttgaaaggtatagatttaatttatttatttcttctagAGGGTAGCGCACTGTTCTACGAGAAAGACGAGAAGAGAAAAGCTGCACTAAGAGAGGACTTACAGAAAAACTATTATCCTACAGCGTTGGCAAAACTCAATGATATTATTGCTCAAAATAATGGTCACTTGGCTCTTGGCAGGGTAAATATATCTCTGATCACagataaaatactttactCACACTTAAATGTAGATaacaatttgtaatttaatgtatttcgtTATCTGTGAGGCATTGTAGATATGATTAATCAGGAATAGAATTAGTAGATATTCTATTATGACTATGTTCGAtgtttttacacaaaaacaaCTCCCGCGTTCTTCTGTTATAatggtattaatattttattctcttttCAGTTGACTTGGGCCGACTTCATGTTCGCCGGTATATACGACtccatgaaatatattatgcaaATACCGGATATAGATGAAAAGTACCCGATGCTCGTGAAGTTGCAACAGAAAGTGCTCAGTCTACCGAGAGTCAAGGAGTTCTGTGACAGAGCCCCCAAATCCGATttctaagtttaaaaaaaaccgttAATTGATGTTCACACAcctaattctttttattaaatgattctcaaattattttcattgcgCATAACTTCAATGTGTTATACGATATTTTgatccaaaatatttttaggaacataactataataatcaTAGACATTTTTGTCTCTGTTTAAAGTTCGATgaaatacagattatatacaACCTCATTCACAAATTgcggaaacaaaaaaaaaaaacatttatttatacatcagATAAGCCTTGTCTGCGGCGGCGCGTATCCAGTCCCTGTCAttacttgtttaaaatatccatTCACTGCTCTTTGTGGCTCGTGAGGTGAAAGGAGATGTGCGCGGTAAGAGTTACCTTCGGAACCGCACTAAGCGCTACCATTATATAGCGACCGGTGCGATGACAGAGAGTAGTGTTTGGaattatgttacaaatttCTTGGGAACATGGGCATTACATAGCGGCAGAACGTCCGCGGAGAGGCAGTGCCTTCTTGAAACTTAGTGGTTCAATGCCAATTTTTACATCTCGTGTTGTGGGAGTCAATTTGTCCCAGTTGGTATTAGGATGGATCACACCAGAATTAGATCAAGCTCCACGTGGAGTTGGACTTGCGGTTTATATAACAAGACAGCGTACCTCGGAAGAATTATCGTCACTGCGATGGAATATTCCTCCGGATATGAAGGCAGTAGGTACAAGGTCCACCAAAGAAATCGCATAGTATCCTCTATgtagtaaattttttcttcttgTAGTAAAATCCGTAGGTACCAATAAATACTAGTGTGACTAACATTATTCACACATGCTCAGAAAACCGACAGTTCGCCGTTATTACTTTGTCGTGTTCTGTACGGCGGAGGAATTTTCCTCTGCGATCAATTCAATCAAGCATTAATTTCCGCTATGAAACACTTCAAGGAGTATGGaaatacaataacataaaGGCTCAAAATGATAACGGAAGTGTTTTATTTACGAGCAGTATTGCTTAATGTATTAGAACAGCGTctgatagatatttatttagtaacattaaacataaaccttcgtaataattatttgcgaATATTAGTTACGCGAGTTGAAcaagatattgaaaaattctttcaatataataGTGGATTATACTGACTTGAAccattttacttatattaaatcgtATAACACAAGATTCAGgcatttttttaactacaccAAGCCTATAGGCAgatcaattatattatcatttaaggCTTGCGAATACTGAACATCCTGACAAGAGACACcgctaatataataaagctaCATAGGTattatcacatttttatagatttgattgtaagatattttaattttatctaaaaatttatataacaacgccaataaagatatcatataagttttattcaaatgtttcGATGAAGTGGTCACGGCGGTTAGAACGATGTGTCCAAAGAATATGTTTTGTCTGGCTTATAGCTTTTTAATCAACTCATCTTTCAGTGAGGAAAATTTCCACAAAGTTAGCAATAAAGTTcttatgacattttataaaattcgcgataaataatgataatcgTTCCTAAAagggaaaaaatatacaaaaaaaatccaagCATCGATCGTCGAGAACTGCTCAATATTCAAAACGGTTCGTTTATAACTGATGCAGAATCTTAAGATACGGTTCCTAGTCATTGTCGTTTGACAGGTCTTGAAGGTACTCCAGCGAACTCACatcttgtttaaatattaaggtaaAAGGTGTGCCGCAGGGGAGTGTGTTGCAGTCATTATCATTCGTCATTTATGTTATCTGTTTCTGATATGAAAGATTAAGGAATCTAGGCCACTTAGAATCAAGAGATTGATAcgtatcaatattttatgataaaataactcaccgttcaaaataaataatttatattgacaatatatatcattaattacacatattacaattaaaagtttaacatttcttaattttattataaaagaacatTAGTTGTTATTTAGCCAATACCGATACTAACACGATTGAAAACTTCATtgacttaatgagatctaagattttcgcgagttttattcatttaaatgaaactagtattattcggatatactacgcggattttattatttaaaaactacataatcccgacgtttcggttactttgcagcaaccgtgatcacgggcagacgtcacctcgggattatgtagtttttaaataataaaatccgcgtagtatatccgagtTTCATTCATTGACTTATTTTACGCTAAAAGCCTTTCGGCTATCATAATCATGGAAAATGAGCTGATACTCTTAAACTGCGAGATCGTTATTTTCTAAACAAAGCTAAGAATCACTACtaagaaactttaaatattttgaaagaaaaaaaacccATGGGCGTCGGTCGATCTGTTTGAGACCTATGATGCCACAGACACACACGCGCATATGCACATGTACCCAGAGACAATATGTTCACACACGCATAGAAAGACTTCGactttaaacttataatagccCACTTTCTCTTGCAAGGctcaaaatagaaaatataaagatttactGTGACACAAAGACAAGCTACAAGTGAGAAATAATGGATGCAGCGTTCATGATAGAAATAagaagtcttttattttatttattccggTATACCTACGAACAAGATGGAATTCGACGAAACCAACgtcaaaagtaataaaaaaaacttaattattgtcTCACAATATTCTGATGAAgctaataatttacaaaggcAGCAACGAAAACATGTCAGTTTAGACTGctacttttttgttaaataagacTACAATCTCACTAATAATACATAGATAGTTTATTTGCTGTTGTTATGCAGATAATATctgatatatttgataatattaaaacacttaCAAAACATCAAGATTCAAGACGTCATGGAAATTATTTGGCGCCGGGTACCACGTTCAATACTGGCGGTCGGAAAACCgtataaaaatgtgaaaagGAATTAATGTTGATTGTTGatgcaataattataaaatagggcgtcttaaagttataaatttatatatattcgataattttattgtatttgttatcatgtttatatatttttttaattttaaccggTCGTCGCAAGCGGACACTGACACTTGACAGAGCTCGTTTGTTTTCAAGGACATCAATTGAGTTCTAGTAAACTCCATttgatgataatattttttagttttagcCACTCAGCACTCTGAATTCACTCTCCAACACTGGAAGTAGTGGGTCGCTGTACGAAATACGgtatcaaatttttttcttcttaataagaagcgaaaaataaagtaagtgAAGTGATTAGTAACTAGACTGCATATTATTTGTGTTCACGTGTTACAATGAGTTAAAAAAGACGTTAGTTTGATGTATTCATCATAGGTATTAGATAACTTATGGTTTCCAAAACGAATACAGTAGATTGAATTGCAATGATCTCTGTTTGAAAGCGTAgcaggaaatattttttgtaataataatagccCACTTGAGTACATTAATTccctttcatattttttaaataggtcTTGGTTAATATGATCGTAAAATAGTCAGGTACCCGTAAatcatatgtaaaaatattcatgtagAATGTGTTATCCCCAGCAGTAACCATGGACAATGTGAAGGTTTTATACTTTCCCTTGAAGGCTATGGCCGAAGGAATACGCCTTATTCTGGCGTATGTTGGCCAGGATTTTGAATATGTAAGGATATCTGAGGAGGAATGGCCCTCTGTAAAACCAAGTATGTATTAGGTTTGGTATTTCAAAGAcctttatatgtttgttaatcataatattattattaaatgcttAAGGAATGACTGAagtattgttgttttaaatatatttattaatttaaagtaagaaaatgacagtataaacataaaatttcagaTACACCCTTCGGTCAAGTACCAGTCATAGAGATCAATGGCAAGCGTCATGCACAAACCTCATCCATCCTGCGTTATTTGGGGAAAAAACACGGTCTCGGAGGAAATAATCTAGAAGAGGACTTTGAGATCGACCAAGTTGTGGACTTCTTTAATGATTTACGTTTAAGTGAGTTACTGGAATGTTCTAGAATTAAACTGTTATATATTGGTCACAAATTTTTTCAAcctcaaaaatatacaacctcaatctatatttttatattttatttattaaataaaccattACTTATTGGAGACTGattctatataataacattataattttttaaaaattttgtttgaaattttaggGGCGGCTTCTCTCCACTATGAAAaggatgaaaataaaaaagctgtATTGAAACAAGAACtctataataactattttccTGAAATGTTTACAAGGCTGAATGATATCATAACAAGAAATAACGGTTACATGGCCGTAGGAAAGGTAATATGTTTAACTTATTACAATAATCACTGAGTAAGTTTGTGTTCGTTTttgataacttaaatattttatctacattCCTTAGAACagaatatacattaatatagcTGTATATTGTAGATGTTATTAAttgcataaaaaattatatcattttaagtgttttgcttgttaattagaaaaaatatatatttgaggtTATACATAGTATGAataatgtaagtaaaaaattttgacaaatttaaacctttttctcacataaaatataacagtataaaattaatgaaataaaaatttgtatttcagTTGACTTGGGCCGACTTTATGTTTGCTGGTATGTACGAACGCATTAAAGTTATGCTCGCCATGCCTGATTTAGATGAGAAGTACCCGAAATTCAAGAAGCTGGAACAAACTGTTCTTAATCTACCAAAAGTCAAGGAGTACTGTGCTAATGAACCagaatataactaataaggAATTTGCTGCATTTAAAGTTAtgcaatatcttttttaatctgtcttaaaaaaaatatgtataatatccgaaataaatgatttcatttatatgtatcaGTTTTCTATATTGTTCAAcgatatcttattttttatacttaaaaggTAGGTGATATCTtacttttttatctaaatttaaattgactgATTATGACTCTGTTCTATAACATCGTAAATGCCATTAGTGCTAAGATCAGTAACAAGTGGTATTAGAGATAGGTATAActatatagataaaaagtgagagttttttatttgaattggtATTTAGCGGTTCTCTTCCAATTGCCaaatttctaagaatatttttaatcacaaatTATGATCATAGGGACGACCCGACGATTTTAATAGCGTATCTGTCAACTTGACGGCTGTCAATTTGACGTCTGTCACAAAATCCTGGTAGATAGTAGGTACTAGGTACATGACAGTGAGTATAAGGAAGCGATTACATATTATGATTCTTATAATTCTGTTTTTGCGATAACTTTATATCTTTACCTTCGCAATGTTTTCCATTTGCTACACTTTTTTACCTCAATacgatgaaaagaaaaaaatacttttatcacTGTTGAATCTGTATTTTGTTCTGctcaatttaaagtttatttaaataaaacttgaaGAGAACGAATTTTCCACTTAACTTTGAGGAAATAAATTCTAAGAAaggcaaataaataaaggagtcaagaaacaaaaattcatattCATGGTGAATGCTTTCCTGATGGCTACAATTTCGTAAGTTTTGTACTGTGTTTGGTTTCGTTAATCTTTTTAGATTTAGGTAAGCGAGTGATTAGCCCACTATTCCCTAGCACACTGGTGGGGCTGCCACCTTAGAGCCTGTGAGCATGCTCGGTTTTGGTTCGGGTTTCCTCCCTGGTGAATAGATTTTGTTTTCAGGCGCAAAATATTCGCCTTTCGCCCTGTTCCCTCAGCTCAGTTGCATCCTATGGTAGCGATCACGGGTCTGCGCGGTTGCAGCAGTTCCCAGGAGGGCCGACGGGGACGTTGGAAACTCGGACTTGCTAGGGCTCAGCGTTAAAAAGGTGTTCCGCCACCAACACTGCAGATAGTTTCTTAACATTTTGTAGGTAATACTGTCCTCACCGACTGTGTTTCCCACCAAGACTATACCCTGTCTTCCCCTCCCAACACATACCGAGGCAAGCCCTAGACTGGACCCCTGAAGGAAAGCTAGAATGTGGCCACCCTAAGCAGACCTGGCGGCGGACGATCATAGCAGAGGCCAAAAACATCGGCAAGACTTGGAACGACATGCAAGGCGAAGCTCAATACCGAACGAGACGGCGGCGTACTGTGGACGCCCTCTGCCCCATCTAGGGGACATAGGtcaaagaagaagaagaagacaaTTTCGTAAGATAACTCAAATATGGCTGTACTATCATAACAACTggaaaaatagaatttataatttatcgaaTTAAATCTAGACTCAATGTTCGATCTGGAAAACGGCCAAAAGGGATAACTCGATGTTCGCCGGATGCAAATCCTGTTCGAGTTGACCTGTAAgattaatatcacaaaaactCTACGCCGACCGCTATTCATAGAAacgaataattaaaagaaaaaaaataaacgtcatATATTGATGGTTATTGATAATGTCAAAACTATGGAAATAAAGCGATAAaggtgtaatatttttgttgtttaagcTAAAAATGTTCAAGATCCGCGTcgaaaatttgtatttgtaaaagttcacatttaatgtaaaacgTAACTAGATACTTAacgtatgtattttattaaggacttaaaagtttatttacattatttgtggttttttaacgtaaatatgttttaataagatgtttttatttcatatcggtttttaaatattaagatatttaaaattaggcACTTCacttttttgtacataaatttttttcttgttaaataaaattattagagcGTATTGACGACAATTTTGTGTGTTTCATGTGTGACGATAATAGTGTTTTTAAGgagttttaagttatttaatttttttatctggtAACACattctgaaattaatattagacgAGTACcctaaaaataacaataaagaaatGCTATCTATACGAGACCAATAACTCTGTGATAATCAatcaaagatataaatattaaataactatattattcTACAGTAATAGAAATATAGAGATCACAAATACCGCGTGGACACACAACTTGTCGTAAAGGAATGTGAATAGAACTGTTTGTTGATGTAAAGTATTGTGACAAATtgacaattaaatattgtttcctATAAGCagtgtttgtaataaatatctgaCAACCAATgcatttctatatattttttaaaacacccAGATTCAAAAGTGATAACAAACGAATGTTACAATTATTCACCTGCTAGTAATCTGTACTGTTTGGCAAAACATTTAGGTCCCGAGTGTAAAAATATCTCTGCATACTTGTTAAACAGAATCTCTTTGAAAAACCGTTCGTAGTCCTGATAAATGTACAAtgatttagtatattttttcaaaaatattaataatattacagacTCCCCAGTGTTTCTTTGCCAAttttctcttaattttaaatttagcatCATGCATAATGGGAACAGAATGGACTGACAGTTTAGAACTATTGAATTTTAGCTCTTAGGTTAAGCTCTATGCCTATGGGATAACACTTTTCTTAGGCATGGTATTTTTCTGCATCTGCAcatgttattgaaaaaagtatttttcattgtttgtgATGtctataaagataaataaataagaatgtttttaaaatcattacccatcagaataattataaatgtcctCACAAAGTTTATTTAGCTATACCATGAATAGAAGTGGtaggtattattaaaaataatatcaattaaataatatgtgtacatatatatatatatatatatatatatatatatatgtatatatatatataaatatatatatatatatgtacacatataactaatataaataatattgggttataaaaagttattttaatggtcaaatttattgaagaatttatttgtaaaaaacatAAGCATAATCAAATATACTAATAATGGTTTCCAATGATCAATTTccgctttaaaaaaatatatatggtctTCCCAgctgttatattatatgtggAACAAGCAATCTCTTTGTTATACTTCGGATGATACATGGAAGACGTCTATATTGTTAAGGAACTATCTCAGGAAAAGCTTGATCACCCTCAAATTGAAGATATCCAAACTGAACGT
Protein-coding sequences here:
- the LOC116771595 gene encoding glutathione S-transferase 2-like, coding for MENVKVIYFPLKGMAEGIRLILAHNGQEFEDVRIPHEEWPAMKPNTPFGQLPILEINGKQYAQTSAIVRYLGRKYGLGGNNVDEDFEIDQNMEFFNDLRSKGSALFYEKDEKRKAALREDLQKNYYPTALAKLNDIIAQNNGHLALGRLTWADFMFAGIYDSMKYIMQIPDIDEKYPMLVKLQQKVLSLPRVKEFCDRAPKSDF
- the LOC116771597 gene encoding glutathione S-transferase 2-like, with the protein product MDNVKVLYFPLKAMAEGIRLILAYVGQDFEYVRISEEEWPSVKPNTPFGQVPVIEINGKRHAQTSSILRYLGKKHGLGGNNLEEDFEIDQVVDFFNDLRLRAASLHYEKDENKKAVLKQELYNNYFPEMFTRLNDIITRNNGYMAVGKLTWADFMFAGMYERIKVMLAMPDLDEKYPKFKKLEQTVLNLPKVKEYCANEPEYN